The following are encoded in a window of Artemia franciscana chromosome 19, ASM3288406v1, whole genome shotgun sequence genomic DNA:
- the LOC136039644 gene encoding histone H4-like: MTGRGKGGKGLGKGGAKRHREVLRDNIQGITKPAIRRLARRGGVKRISGLIYEETRGVLKVFLENVIRDAVTYTEHAKRKTVTAMDVVYALKRQGRTLYGFGG, from the coding sequence ATGACAGGAAGAGGAAAAGGAGGAAAGGGGCTTGGAAAAGGAGGCGCAAAACGTCATCGCGAAGTTCTTCGTGACAATATCCAGGGTATCACAAAGCCAGCAATCAGAAGACTGGCTCGTCGTGGTggtgtaaaacgtatatctggcctaatttacgaggaaaccagaggtgttcttaaagtttttctagAAAATGTGATTCGCGATGCTGTCACCTACACAGAACATGCCAAGAGAAAGACTGTCACTGCAATGGATGTAGTCTACGCTCTGAAGCGTCAAGGTCGTACATTGTATGGCTTTGGTGGTTAA